One segment of Nitrospirota bacterium DNA contains the following:
- a CDS encoding glycosyltransferase, with the protein MEIEMKVSGFTFVRNAQILGYPFVQSIKSVLPIVDEFIIALGPCEDGTEKMIKDIGSDKIKIIHTQWNENMRTDVKLKGFVYGQQKSIALFNCTGDWAFYLEADEVIHEDDLPRIKYSMEKYLHDDRVEALVFDYIHFYGNRNTFAWSPGWYRRAPRILRNNIPSWASEGLFFIVLESHKRGRYPRAALTGAKIYHYGWVRSEEQMNLKAQKVGRYWSDKGSSEVKYSDIDSAILREFKGVHPAIMQEWLPEAEGLYEANPAHKLSRKEIKHRAALFIEKILGVELSKKHFSLVR; encoded by the coding sequence ATGGAAATCGAGATGAAAGTCAGCGGTTTTACTTTTGTAAGGAATGCTCAGATATTAGGCTATCCATTTGTACAGTCCATTAAATCTGTTCTGCCGATTGTGGATGAGTTTATTATCGCACTTGGTCCATGTGAGGACGGAACCGAGAAAATGATAAAGGATATCGGAAGCGATAAAATTAAAATTATCCATACCCAGTGGAACGAAAACATGCGGACAGATGTAAAGCTGAAAGGTTTTGTCTATGGTCAACAGAAAAGTATTGCTCTTTTTAATTGTACGGGTGACTGGGCATTTTATCTGGAGGCGGATGAAGTCATTCATGAAGATGATTTGCCCAGGATTAAGTATTCTATGGAAAAGTATTTGCATGACGACAGGGTAGAAGCCCTGGTATTCGACTACATTCATTTTTATGGAAACAGGAATACTTTTGCATGGTCCCCAGGGTGGTACAGGAGGGCACCGAGGATATTAAGAAACAATATCCCAAGCTGGGCGTCGGAGGGGCTTTTCTTCATTGTGCTGGAAAGTCACAAGAGGGGAAGATATCCGCGAGCAGCCCTGACAGGGGCGAAGATATACCACTATGGATGGGTTAGAAGTGAAGAACAGATGAACTTGAAGGCGCAGAAGGTGGGGAGGTACTGGAGTGACAAGGGTTCTTCAGAGGTGAAGTATTCTGATATTGACAGTGCAATACTGAGAGAGTTTAAAGGTGTCCATCCAGCTATCATGCAGGAGTGGCTGCCGGAAGCCGAGGGCCTTTACGAGGCCAATCCCGCGCACAAGTTGAGCAGAAAAGAGATAAAACACCGGGCTGCCTTGTTTATAGAGAAGATATTAGGCGTTGAATTAAGCAAGAAACATTTCAGCCTTGTCAGGTAG
- a CDS encoding glycosyltransferase family 2 protein → MKISVIISTYNRPHYLGRVMEGYMNQTCRDFEIVVADDGSTEETVSIVKEAAGESDIPILHVWHPDKGFQLAKIRNKAVAESFGDYIVFTDDDCVPDPRFVLDHHRYAEDGYFLQGHRVLIGKSASGEFGFRCAVPSKLLVLLMKGEIGNFFNSVRMPCPLIKKGSSLKGIRGCNMSLFRKDFFAVNGFNEDFKGWGKEDSELVARLYKLGIKRKDVKFRACCFHLHHEFFDRDRLNRNIEILQQSVSGDIYYCRKGVDQYLRQ, encoded by the coding sequence ATGAAAATATCCGTAATCATCAGCACATATAACCGTCCCCATTACCTTGGAAGGGTAATGGAGGGCTACATGAACCAGACTTGCAGGGACTTTGAGATTGTGGTTGCTGATGATGGCTCTACAGAAGAGACCGTCTCCATTGTCAAGGAAGCGGCAGGGGAATCTGATATCCCTATTCTGCATGTCTGGCATCCTGATAAGGGATTTCAGCTTGCGAAGATACGGAATAAGGCAGTTGCAGAAAGCTTCGGCGACTATATAGTCTTTACTGATGATGATTGTGTCCCTGATCCACGGTTTGTGCTGGACCACCACAGATATGCTGAGGATGGATATTTTTTGCAGGGGCATAGGGTTTTAATAGGTAAAAGTGCATCCGGAGAGTTTGGTTTCAGGTGTGCAGTTCCATCGAAACTTCTTGTCTTGCTGATGAAGGGTGAGATCGGGAACTTCTTTAACTCTGTAAGGATGCCCTGTCCCCTGATTAAAAAAGGCAGTTCGCTGAAGGGTATCAGGGGCTGTAATATGAGTCTTTTCAGAAAGGATTTCTTTGCAGTCAACGGGTTTAATGAAGATTTTAAAGGATGGGGAAAAGAAGACTCGGAGCTTGTTGCAAGGTTGTACAAGCTTGGCATAAAGAGAAAGGATGTCAAGTTTCGTGCATGTTGTTTTCATCTTCATCATGAATTTTTTGACAGGGACAGGCTTAACCGGAACATTGAAATTCTTCAACAGAGCGTAAGTGGTGACATCTATTATTGCAGGAAGGGAGTTGACCAATATCTGAGACAATGA